TATTTACCACAGTTCCAAAATTTGCAGTCAGCTTTGAGATTCCTCTCATTATCTGGGGTGAGAGTCCCCAGATCGAGTATGGTGGCCCTGCAGCCAGTAAAACCCGAAATGTTCTTGATCGGAAATGGCTCGAAGAATTTGGGGGATTGTTGGGGAACCGAATCTCAGATATGATCGGTGTAGATGGTCTCACAAAAAGAGACCTGTCCCTGTATACCTATGCCAGTGATGAAGAAATTCATCGCGTTGGGGTGACGGGTATCTTTTTGGGATATTATTTCAAATGGGATTTGCGGGAAGTATTGGCAAAATCACTAAAAAATGGATTTAGTGTGGCAGAACGTTCCGTGGAAACAACGTATGAAAATTTTGAAAATCTGGATTGTTACAGTAATCATTTTCACGATTATTTGAAATATGTCAAGTATGGATTTGGGCGCGCCACTGATAATGCGTGCCTGGATATCAGATTGGGATATATCAACAGGCCTGAAGGGTTACGACTGGTTCATAAATACGATGGATTACTCCCCAAAAAGGCGATTAAAGAATATTTGAAATTTACGGGATTCTCACAAGATGAGCTAAACCAGATCATTGATTCATACACGAACAAAAAAATATTCCAGCGCGATCAAGCGGGTGTCTTCCTCCGAGATATTGACGGATCATTAGTAAGAAAGGAAGAGCATATTGTCAAATAATAACACCATAGTTATTGTGGATTACAATATGGGAAACCTGCGTTCGGTTGAAAAAGGTTTTGCCCGTGTGGGTGCTGATGTCAAGATCAGTCAAGATCACGGGATGATCAGAGATGCTGCCAAAATTGTTCTCCCTGGGGTGGGTGCCTTCGGTGATGGCATGAGAAACTTGCACGACCTGGGTCTTGTGGAGGTTCTCAATCAAGAAGTGTTGGGGAATTCAAAACCCTTTCTGGGAATCTGTCTGGGGATGCAATTGGTTAGTAGTCAAAGTTTTGAAAATACTCCTACAAAAGGTTTTGGCTGGATCAAAGCCGATGTGATCAGATTTGATCATTCCAATGAAATGGAAAAGATCAAAATTCCACATGTTGGCTGGAATAACGTGGTGTATCAACATGGGAATCCTTTGTTTAAAGGTATTCCAGATAACAGTGATTTCTATTTTGTACACTCATACCACTTTCAATCGTCAGAGGATATAGTCACGAGTACGACTGAATATGGATACTCCTTTACTTCATCCATTCAGAAGCAGAATATTTTTGCCTTTCAGTTTCACCCAGAAAAAAGCCAGCAATATGGTCTAAAGATTTTAAAAAACTTTTCTGAACTGGTCATGGAATAATATGTTAAAACATAGAATTATTCCCTGTGTTCTATTGAAAGACTGGCAACTGGTCAAAAGCATACAATTCGATTCTTTTAGAACCATTGGACATCCTACCTCCACAACTCGCGTGTATAACGCCAGAAATGTTGATGAATTAATTGTACTCGATATAGATGCAAGCATGAATGGAGACGGGATCAATACCGAGATAATAACAGATATAGCCAATGAATGCTTCATGCCTTTGACCATAGGGGGTGGCATAAATAAAATAGATCATATCTACTCTATCCTGCTGGCTGGTGCAGACAAAATATCGATCAATTCTATTGCGCTGGAGGATTATGGGTTTATCAGGAAAGCATCGACATTATTCGGCTCCCAGTGCATTGTTTGCTCCATCGATGTTAAGAAAGTGAATGGCGGATATAAGGTGTTTAACAAAATGACCGGAACCCTTGATCAGGATCCAGTTACTTTAGCTCAAATATATCAGGATAATGGTGCTGGTGAGATATTGCTTACTTCTGTTGATAGTGAAGGTTTAGGTGAAGGGTATGATTTACAGCTGATCCGTGCATTTGATAGTCAGCTGGAGATTCCGGTAATCGTCAATGGAGGTATGGGCAAACCTTCCGATGCTGTTGTCGCTATTGAAGCTGGAGCCGATGCTGTTGCAGCTGCCTACATTTTTCATTTTTCAAGATATACACCCAATGATATAAAAACTGAATTGTACAAAAATAATATTGACATAAGAATGCTCGATGCCCAGGTAAGTTTATAGGAAGATTTAATAGGATTATGAAGAGTACAACAAAATGATTGGGGTAATAAATTTAGGCAACTCAAACCTGTTGTCCCTATTGAATTCCCTTAGCTATCTGAATATTAAATTCAAAGTTATTGAAAATCACCATGAGTTGGGAGCAGTTGACAAAATAATTCTTCCTGGAGTAGGATCATTTGGGAATGGAGCATCAGTTCTAAAGGAATATGGCTACT
This region of Candidatus Neomarinimicrobiota bacterium genomic DNA includes:
- the hisH gene encoding imidazole glycerol phosphate synthase subunit HisH produces the protein MSNNNTIVIVDYNMGNLRSVEKGFARVGADVKISQDHGMIRDAAKIVLPGVGAFGDGMRNLHDLGLVEVLNQEVLGNSKPFLGICLGMQLVSSQSFENTPTKGFGWIKADVIRFDHSNEMEKIKIPHVGWNNVVYQHGNPLFKGIPDNSDFYFVHSYHFQSSEDIVTSTTEYGYSFTSSIQKQNIFAFQFHPEKSQQYGLKILKNFSELVME
- a CDS encoding HisA/HisF-related TIM barrel protein yields the protein MLKHRIIPCVLLKDWQLVKSIQFDSFRTIGHPTSTTRVYNARNVDELIVLDIDASMNGDGINTEIITDIANECFMPLTIGGGINKIDHIYSILLAGADKISINSIALEDYGFIRKASTLFGSQCIVCSIDVKKVNGGYKVFNKMTGTLDQDPVTLAQIYQDNGAGEILLTSVDSEGLGEGYDLQLIRAFDSQLEIPVIVNGGMGKPSDAVVAIEAGADAVAAAYIFHFSRYTPNDIKTELYKNNIDIRMLDAQVSL